One window of Flavobacterium ammonificans genomic DNA carries:
- a CDS encoding glycosyltransferase family 2 protein has product MKTSKKTVSVILPNFNGRELLEEFIPSIIEALTFSNIEYEFILVDDQSTDNSVDYIKNHFPSIILVENKINRGFSFTCNRGIEIAKKDLVFLVNSDVKLSIDYFEQQLKYFEMNETFGVMGQIKNYESLKTEDHARFPRFKGVKLKATKFYYSTNSSEKVFTTYLSGANALICNQKLKSLNGFDEIYSPFYFEDFDLGLRAWKMGWKLYYEHQSICFHKVSATTKNLNKSNLVNRIYYRNSFILHAIHLNGFRKKIWYSQLFTSTLLWHLIKGEFWIIYSLIDFLKNKKKIQESITKIKKIQLELNITIGIDDILSIFKNSLKNKSIKWI; this is encoded by the coding sequence GTGAAAACTTCAAAAAAAACAGTATCTGTCATTTTGCCAAATTTTAATGGTAGAGAATTGCTTGAAGAATTTATCCCTTCAATTATTGAGGCGCTCACCTTTTCGAATATTGAATACGAATTCATTCTTGTAGATGATCAATCGACTGATAATTCTGTTGATTATATAAAAAATCATTTTCCTTCAATTATATTGGTTGAAAATAAAATCAACAGAGGTTTTTCTTTCACTTGCAATAGAGGGATTGAAATAGCTAAAAAAGATCTTGTTTTTTTAGTGAATTCTGATGTAAAACTTTCTATTGACTATTTTGAACAGCAATTAAAGTATTTCGAAATGAATGAGACTTTTGGAGTAATGGGACAGATCAAAAATTATGAGAGTCTTAAAACTGAAGATCATGCTCGATTTCCAAGATTTAAAGGAGTCAAACTTAAAGCAACTAAATTTTACTACTCAACCAATTCTTCTGAAAAAGTATTCACAACCTACTTATCTGGGGCAAATGCATTAATATGTAATCAAAAATTGAAATCATTAAATGGCTTTGATGAGATATATTCTCCATTTTATTTTGAAGATTTTGATTTAGGATTACGAGCATGGAAGATGGGATGGAAACTGTATTACGAGCATCAGTCAATTTGTTTTCATAAAGTAAGTGCTACTACTAAAAATCTAAACAAGTCAAATCTAGTTAACCGGATTTATTATAGAAATAGTTTTATATTACACGCTATCCATTTAAATGGGTTTAGAAAAAAAATATGGTATTCTCAGTTATTTACTTCTACTCTATTGTGGCACTTAATTAAAGGAGAGTTTTGGATTATTTATAGTCTAATTGATTTCTTAAAAAACAAAAAGAAAATACAAGAATCCATAACCAAAATAAAAAAAATACAACTTGAATTAAATATTACTATTGGTATTGATGATATTTTAAGTATTTTTAAAAATTCATTGAAAAACAAATCAATTAAATGGATTTAA
- a CDS encoding glycosyltransferase family 2 protein, with the protein MALSVAMCTYNGSRFIKDQLNSIIEQSRPVNEIIICDDCSTDNTIEIINDYINKYPGLIQLYQNKENLRSTKNFENAISHCTGDYIFLADQDDIWDFYKVEKIITKFEANESLEGIFTNGNLIDDDGEIFPNTNMWDTFYFFEKNLDKPIDLLCLLKHHANMVTGATLCIKKSIRDIILPFPDLTKKKFFHDEWIALILASRNSLDYINENLISYRIHTSQQIGIGRKKLDDVIVPHPHLIYTLQITNQYLPNSFTQCRRISRIYYNCYKKFNTLAIFYKDKKSPVDFNAIAQENLKLYNKAEKKLRENSWYRYKLRKVSKFLFRKKKVL; encoded by the coding sequence ATGGCATTATCTGTAGCTATGTGTACCTATAATGGTTCAAGATTTATTAAAGATCAATTAAACAGTATCATTGAACAATCTAGACCAGTTAATGAAATTATTATTTGTGATGACTGTTCTACAGATAATACCATAGAAATCATTAATGACTATATAAATAAATATCCTGGTTTAATCCAACTGTATCAAAACAAAGAAAACCTTAGAAGCACTAAGAATTTTGAAAATGCAATTTCACATTGTACAGGTGATTATATATTCTTAGCAGATCAGGATGATATTTGGGACTTCTATAAAGTAGAAAAAATAATTACGAAATTTGAAGCAAATGAATCTTTGGAAGGAATTTTTACTAATGGAAACTTAATTGATGATGATGGTGAAATTTTTCCAAATACTAATATGTGGGATACTTTCTATTTTTTTGAAAAAAATTTAGATAAGCCCATTGATTTATTATGTTTACTTAAACACCATGCTAATATGGTTACTGGGGCAACATTATGTATAAAAAAATCAATACGAGATATTATTTTACCATTTCCAGATTTAACAAAAAAGAAGTTTTTTCACGACGAATGGATTGCTTTAATTTTGGCCTCTAGAAATAGTTTAGACTATATTAATGAAAATCTTATCTCATATAGAATCCATACAAGTCAACAGATTGGTATTGGAAGAAAAAAATTAGACGATGTGATAGTTCCTCATCCACACCTTATTTATACCTTACAAATTACAAATCAATACCTACCAAATAGTTTTACACAATGTAGAAGAATTAGTCGTATTTATTATAATTGTTATAAGAAATTTAACACTCTTGCCATTTTTTATAAAGACAAAAAATCACCCGTAGATTTTAATGCAATCGCACAAGAAAACCTTAAACTTTATAACAAAGCTGAAAAAAAATTAAGAGAAAATAGCTGGTATCGCTACAAGCTTAGAAAAGTTTCAAAATTCCTATTCAGAAAGAAAAAAGTATTGTAA
- a CDS encoding glycosyltransferase family 2 protein → MIDISIIIVNYKSWSELNNCLQSIIAINSDRFTLETIVVDNESNDYKINEFKQLFPTVTFIENSGNNGFANGCNLGASIAKGKYLFFLNPDTVINEDAVFKLWKTSNENSNYGIVSCRQTNENYGKYTEIRFFPSFFTLFGYSRVIYRIVNYFHLNNKFNFHKEIVFPDWVTGAAVFISKEWFASVNGWTEKYWLYFEDVDLCKKIKENNGEICLIRTTNIFHKHGGSTRINIKTKALTKTEVLISKHVYFSEHKSGITKHLIQSLLVTSLLFEKLTLAILGLIFFYIPKLKVNIFIFINLIKYYINAISKKTWISPRSVKYLQK, encoded by the coding sequence ATGATTGATATTTCGATTATTATTGTAAATTACAAAAGTTGGAGCGAATTAAATAATTGCCTCCAATCAATTATTGCTATCAATAGTGATCGATTTACATTAGAAACAATTGTCGTAGATAACGAATCTAATGATTATAAAATAAATGAATTCAAACAATTGTTTCCAACTGTTACGTTTATTGAGAATAGTGGAAACAATGGATTTGCTAATGGATGTAATTTAGGAGCCTCTATAGCTAAAGGAAAGTATTTGTTCTTTTTAAATCCAGACACAGTAATTAACGAAGACGCCGTTTTTAAACTTTGGAAAACTTCTAATGAGAATTCTAACTATGGTATAGTTAGTTGTCGTCAGACCAATGAAAATTATGGAAAATATACGGAAATAAGATTTTTCCCTTCATTCTTTACGCTTTTTGGATATTCAAGAGTCATTTATAGAATTGTAAATTACTTTCACCTTAATAATAAGTTTAATTTTCACAAAGAAATCGTTTTTCCAGACTGGGTTACTGGAGCAGCAGTTTTCATTAGTAAGGAATGGTTTGCAAGTGTAAATGGATGGACTGAAAAATACTGGTTGTATTTTGAAGACGTTGATTTGTGCAAGAAAATAAAAGAAAATAATGGAGAAATTTGTTTAATTCGAACCACAAATATATTTCATAAACATGGTGGTTCAACCAGAATAAACATAAAGACTAAGGCGCTAACTAAAACTGAAGTACTTATTTCTAAACATGTTTATTTTAGTGAACATAAATCAGGAATAACAAAGCATTTGATTCAAAGTTTATTAGTAACCTCACTGCTATTTGAAAAATTAACCTTGGCAATACTGGGATTAATTTTCTTTTACATCCCAAAGTTAAAAGTGAATATTTTTATTTTTATTAATTTAATAAAATATTATATTAATGCAATTTCAAAAAAAACATGGATTAGCCCTCGATCAGTAAAATACTTACAAAAATAG
- a CDS encoding 2,3,4,5-tetrahydropyridine-2,6-dicarboxylate N-succinyltransferase — translation MNQLQTTIEQAWEDRALLQETATTDAIREVIELLDAGKLRVAEPKGDGWQVNEWVKKAVVMYFPIQKMETLEAGIFEYHDKMELKRDYAEKGVRVVPGASARYGSFISSGVIMMPSYVNIGAYVDEGTMVDTWATVGSCAQIGKDVHLSGGVGIGGVLEPLQAAPVIIEDGAFIGSRCIVVEGVHVGIEAVLGANVCLTASTKIIDVTGEKPIEMKGFVPARSVVIPGSYTKQFAAGEYQVPCALIIGTRKPSTDLKTSLNNALREYDVAV, via the coding sequence ATGAACCAATTACAAACAACAATCGAACAAGCTTGGGAAGATAGAGCTTTATTACAAGAAACTGCTACAACTGATGCCATCAGAGAAGTTATCGAATTATTAGATGCTGGAAAATTACGTGTCGCCGAACCAAAAGGAGACGGTTGGCAAGTAAACGAATGGGTAAAGAAAGCGGTCGTAATGTATTTTCCTATTCAAAAAATGGAAACTTTGGAAGCTGGAATTTTTGAGTACCACGATAAAATGGAATTGAAAAGAGACTATGCTGAAAAAGGTGTTCGTGTTGTACCAGGAGCTTCTGCTCGTTATGGTTCTTTCATTTCAAGTGGTGTGATCATGATGCCAAGTTATGTGAATATTGGCGCCTATGTTGACGAAGGAACTATGGTGGATACCTGGGCGACAGTAGGAAGCTGTGCTCAAATTGGTAAAGATGTTCACTTAAGCGGAGGTGTAGGAATTGGTGGGGTGTTAGAACCTTTACAAGCCGCACCAGTAATTATTGAAGACGGTGCATTTATTGGTTCACGTTGTATCGTTGTAGAAGGAGTTCACGTAGGTATAGAAGCTGTTCTTGGAGCCAATGTATGTTTAACTGCTTCAACAAAAATTATTGACGTAACTGGAGAGAAACCAATAGAAATGAAAGGTTTTGTTCCTGCGCGTTCTGTTGTGATCCCAGGAAGTTATACCAAACAATTTGCTGCTGGAGAATACCAAGTGCCTTGTGCTTTAATAATTGGCACTCGTAAACCTTCAACAGATTTAAAAACTTCATTGAATAATGCGTTGAGAGAATACGACGTAGCGGTTTAA
- a CDS encoding glycosyltransferase family 4 protein — protein sequence MNIGFEAKRIFHNRTGLGNYSRDLVRILSQYFPENKYFLYNPIPTNKNLFKTNNSSVFEKKPNSNFYSRFYNIWRQKGVVKDLVTDEIILFHGLSGEIPRGLKQTKIKSIVTVHDLIFMRLPQFYPFWDRVIYFYKFGKSTREADIVIAISEQTKIDLIKYFNVPSDKIKVIYQGCNPAFKKDYSTKQKETVIEKYNLPVNFILNVGTVECRKNVLSAVKAIKDIDISLVIIGNQTPYKKKVEDYIVENNIEHKILFLNDVDVEELAIIYQLATLFIYPSLYEGFGIPIIESLYSKTPVITTKGGVFHESGGQSTLYIDSNNIEEIKNSIQLLLNNHELRAEMANKGYDYVQKFNDELIAANVYNVYKSLL from the coding sequence ATGAATATAGGTTTTGAGGCAAAAAGAATATTTCACAACAGAACTGGTCTGGGCAATTACAGCCGTGATTTGGTGAGGATTCTTAGTCAATACTTTCCTGAAAACAAGTATTTTTTATATAATCCAATTCCAACAAACAAAAATCTTTTTAAAACAAATAATAGTAGTGTTTTTGAAAAAAAACCTAATTCAAATTTTTATTCAAGGTTCTATAACATCTGGAGACAAAAAGGAGTTGTAAAAGATTTAGTAACCGATGAAATTATTTTGTTTCATGGACTATCCGGAGAAATACCGAGAGGACTTAAGCAAACTAAAATTAAAAGTATTGTAACCGTTCATGATCTAATTTTCATGAGATTACCCCAATTTTATCCATTTTGGGACAGGGTAATTTATTTCTATAAATTTGGAAAATCTACACGTGAAGCTGATATAGTTATCGCAATAAGCGAGCAAACTAAAATTGATTTGATTAAATATTTTAATGTTCCATCGGATAAAATAAAAGTGATCTATCAAGGGTGTAATCCTGCTTTTAAAAAAGATTATTCAACTAAACAAAAAGAAACAGTAATTGAGAAATACAACTTACCGGTTAATTTTATTTTAAATGTTGGTACTGTTGAATGTAGAAAGAATGTTTTATCAGCTGTCAAAGCAATAAAAGATATTGACATATCTCTTGTAATTATTGGTAATCAAACACCATACAAGAAAAAAGTTGAAGATTACATTGTAGAAAATAATATAGAACATAAAATTCTATTTCTAAATGATGTTGATGTTGAAGAATTAGCAATCATTTACCAACTCGCTACTTTATTTATTTATCCATCTTTATATGAAGGTTTTGGTATTCCAATAATAGAATCATTATACTCTAAAACCCCCGTAATCACAACAAAAGGGGGCGTTTTTCATGAATCTGGTGGCCAAAGCACCTTATATATTGACTCAAACAATATTGAAGAGATCAAGAATTCAATCCAACTGTTGTTAAACAATCACGAATTAAGAGCCGAAATGGCAAACAAAGGCTATGATTATGTTCAAAAATTCAATGATGAACTTATTGCTGCTAATGTTTACAATGTTTATAAATCTTTGTTGTAG